CACCGCCACCCCGAGCTGGGCTGGCAGGAGGTGCAGACCCAGGCGACCATCCGCGAGCACCTGAAGAGCCTGGGCGTCGAGGCCCACCCCATCGCGACGACCGGCCTGGTGGCGGAGGTGGGCCAGGGCGAGCGCACGGTGCTCTACCGGGCGGACATCGACGCCCTGCCCGTCGAGGACGGGAAGACCCTGGGCACCTCGCCGGTGGTCTCCGAGGTGGAGGGGGTCTGCCACGCCTGCGGCCACGACCTCCACACCGCCCTCTCCACCGCCCTGGTGGACGTCTTCCGGCAGCTGGGCTCCGACCTGCCGGGCAAGGCCCGCTTCGTCTACCAGCCCGCCGAGGAGGTCCTGCCCTCCGGCGCGGAGGCGGTCGTCGAGCAGGGCGGCGCCGATGGCGTCGTCGCCTGCCTGGGGGTCCACGCCGACCCCATGCGCCAGGTCGGACACGTGGGCCTGAAGGCCGGACCGATGACCGCCGCCGGCGACGCCTTCGAGATCGTCGTCCGGGGCAAGGGCGGCCACGCCTCCCGCCCCTACCTGGCGCGCAACCCCATCGTGGCGGCCACCCGCGCCGTGGGCGCCCTCCACTCGATCGTCTCCCAGCGGGTCGACCCCCTCGAGCCCGCCGTGGTCACCGTGACCCGCATCCACGGCGGCTCGGCGAACAACGTCATCCCCGGCTGCGTGGAGCTCGGCGGCACGATCCGCACCTTCACCACCGACACCCGGCGCCGCCTCCACGCCGCCATCGAGGAGGTCGCCCAGGCCGCGGGCATCACCCAGGAGTGCGAGGTCGAGGTGAAGATCCACCTCGGCGCCCCCGGGCTGGTGAACGACGTGGAGCTGCACGCCCTCATGGAGCGGGTGGCCAGCGAGGCCCTGGGCGTCGAGTGCATCGAGAACTTCGAGCGCCCCAGCGTGGGCAGCGAGGACTTCTCCTTCTTCGGCACCCGGGCGCCGACCTACATGATGCGCCTGGGCGTGCGCCGCCCCGGCCACCAGGCCGCCCACCTGCACTCCCCCACCTTCGACCCCGACGAGTCCGCGATCACCGTGGGCGTCCGGGTCATGGGGCGGGCGCTGCTCCGCCTGATGGCGGGACAGGGCTGATCGGCGTCCGCAGCGCCGGGGGGTCGCCGGCCGGGAGCTCGGGCTCCTCCGGCAGGGCCTCCTCCGCGGGCGCCTCTCCCATGGGCCAGCGCAGGATGGGGCCGGCCAGGGGCTCGGCGCCCAGGAAGCGCAGGATCTCCGCCCGGGCCCCGGGCCAGGAGCTCTTGCCCAGGGCGAGCAGGAGCACCGGCGCGCCCTTCAGCGAGCCGATCAGCTCCGCCGGGAAGCGGGGCCCGTCCTCGCTCAGCCGCAGGGCGAGCTGGACCTGGGGGGGACAGATCCAGAGGCGCAGCCGGGGCCGGTAGTGCCCCAGCTGCGGCTGGTAGAAGGTGCGGCTGGGATCCTCCAGGGCCACCGAGCCGCAGTCCCCGGCGCCGGTCCAGCCCGGAGGCCGGTCGGCGGGCGCGCTCTCGTCCAGGCGCCAGCGGCCGGGCAGGCCCTCCACCAGGGCGACGAGCTCGCCCCGGGCGCCGGGATCGAGGCCGACCTCCCGCTGGAGGGGCCGCTCGAGATCCGCGGCGACGATCCGCTCCACCAGGCTGTTCGCCGCCCGGGCCCAGGCGGCCCGCGCCAGGGCGAAGGGATCCAGCCGGTCCGCCGCGTCGATCCGGGCCCCGGCCTGCCCCAGGAAGTAGAGCTGGCGGCTGCGGGGATCTCCCAGCTCCACCTCGTCCAGGTAGGCGCTCCCGAGGCTGACCACCAGCTCGGGGGCCTGGCCCTTCTTCACGTGGTAGCCCTGGAAGCCCCGCAGGCGGCGCAGGCGGCCCTTGAGGAGCAGCGCCCCCTCGGGGACGGCGCCCACGACCTCGACCCGCACGACCCGCGCGAAGCGGCCGCTGCGGCGCAGACGCTCGACCAGGTCATCGGTGGCCAGGGCGGCCAGATCCCCGGCCCAGGCGCTCTCCCGGGTGGGCGCCTCGCCCGTGAAGCCCCCCTGTTCCGCCAGCCACGAGGGCAGCGCCTCGCGGTGGAAGTCGGGGCGGGCGTCCACGAGGGTCTGGACCGCGAGGACGGGGCCCTCACCCGGAGGGGTCGGCGCGGCCGCCTCGGCCTCCAGGGCGAGGGGGATCGAGCCGCGGCGGGGGGACTCGTAGACGGGGGGGCCGGTGACACAGCTGATGCCGAGACCGAGGCAGAGGCCGATGAGGACCACGGTGGACCGGGCCTCTGTCAGCCCCTTGTGGTAGTGGTCCGGGGTCATGGCGGATCTCACCAACGACTTCTCCTGGTCCAGCTCCCGCGCCTCGAAGTTCGACAGCTGCCGGCTGGCCTACTGGTTTCACTACTACGGCTCGTGGGGTGGGTGGGAGCGCGGCGCGTCCGAGCGCACCCACGAGCTCTGGGTCCTCAAGAAGCTCACCGGCCGGCAGGCCTGGGCGGGCATCGGGGTCCACGACGCGATCGCCGAGGCCCTGGGGGTGGTCCAGCGGGGCGGCGAGCTGCCCCCGGCCGAGAAGGTCATCGGCGACCTCCACGAGAAGATGCGCGACGAGTTCAAGGGCTCCCGGGAGGGGGTCTACCGGAGGCGGAAGGCCCTCGGGCTGGTCGAGCACGAGTACGAGCTGCCCATCTCCAACGCCAAGTGGAAGGAGAACTGGGAGCGGGCGAAGGGCTCCCTCGAGGCCTTCTACGCCTCGCCCATCTGCGCCGAGATCTGTGCCACCCCGCCCGAGCGCTGGCTGCCCATCGACGCCCTGGACACCTTCGACTTCGAGGGCACCAGGGTCTACGTGGCCCCCGACTTCGCCTTCCGGGACGACCGGGACCGGCTGCGGATCCTCGACTGGAAGACCGGCCGGCCCCGCGAGAAGGACCACGAGCAGGTGCGCGGCTACGCCCTCTTCGCCGCCGATCGCTGGGGGGCCGAACCCGAGGAGCTGGCCGCCGAGCTGCACTACCTCGCCGAGGGGAAGGTCGAGGCGGTGACGGTCGATCTCGAGGCCATCGAGGCCTACAAGGTGCGCCTGCGCGAGTCCATCGCCGCCATGAAGGCGGTGCTCAAGGACCCCTCGAAGAACGAGGCGGACGAGGCCGATTTCCCGGCGGTTTCCGACTCGCGAGAGTGCCGCTGGTGCAACTTCCGGAGGCT
The DNA window shown above is from Deltaproteobacteria bacterium and carries:
- a CDS encoding M20 family metallopeptidase gives rise to the protein MTEHLERRIDELAESATRHAIDLRRALHRHPELGWQEVQTQATIREHLKSLGVEAHPIATTGLVAEVGQGERTVLYRADIDALPVEDGKTLGTSPVVSEVEGVCHACGHDLHTALSTALVDVFRQLGSDLPGKARFVYQPAEEVLPSGAEAVVEQGGADGVVACLGVHADPMRQVGHVGLKAGPMTAAGDAFEIVVRGKGGHASRPYLARNPIVAATRAVGALHSIVSQRVDPLEPAVVTVTRIHGGSANNVIPGCVELGGTIRTFTTDTRRRLHAAIEEVAQAAGITQECEVEVKIHLGAPGLVNDVELHALMERVASEALGVECIENFERPSVGSEDFSFFGTRAPTYMMRLGVRRPGHQAAHLHSPTFDPDESAITVGVRVMGRALLRLMAGQG
- a CDS encoding PD-(D/E)XK nuclease family protein gives rise to the protein MADLTNDFSWSSSRASKFDSCRLAYWFHYYGSWGGWERGASERTHELWVLKKLTGRQAWAGIGVHDAIAEALGVVQRGGELPPAEKVIGDLHEKMRDEFKGSREGVYRRRKALGLVEHEYELPISNAKWKENWERAKGSLEAFYASPICAEICATPPERWLPIDALDTFDFEGTRVYVAPDFAFRDDRDRLRILDWKTGRPREKDHEQVRGYALFAADRWGAEPEELAAELHYLAEGKVEAVTVDLEAIEAYKVRLRESIAAMKAVLKDPSKNEADEADFPAVSDSRECRWCNFRRLCPGAVD